The sequence CTCAAGCTCCATCACAAAATCTTTGTCCTCCGTTATTCGTTCATCGTTGCAAAATTTTCCGATGCAAATCGTCTTCTGTGGTTTCATGTTTTCATCGAGGCAAAATGCCATTCCACTGTTGAAGCCAAAAAATTTCGTGACTTTTTCGATCGAGGTTCTCATCACTTCGTCCGGGTTGAGCGTCGATTGCGTTGAAAGGCTAATTTCATTAAGAAGTTTCAGGAGAGAAATATATCTGGTCAACGATTTTCTCTTTTCTTGAAGCTCTGTAATATCCTCCCCAATCGCAATGCTTGTGAGCTTTCCCTGAGGGTTTATGAATCCGCTGAGAATCCAACTGACACTGATCTTTCTCCCCTCCTTCGTCGTTGTGTCCCATGTCCTTCTTACGATTCTCCCATCTCTTACTTCATTTTCGATTAGACTCTCTACTTCCTGCCTACTGTTTGGCGGCACAAACATATCGAAAAAATTCTTTCCAATAACATCTGATCGAGAGTATTCAAATATCTCTTCAGCGCCCCTGTTGAACATTGTTATGGTGCCGTCAAATTCCAATTCAATGATGATGATCCCCGCAGAATCGATGAGTAGCTCAAGTCGCCTCTTTTCAATTTCAATTTCATTTTTCATCGATTCGTGCAAGGTCATATCCCGAATCGTTCCTTGCACGTACTTACTCCCGTTTTTCCATGTGATCAATTGGGCGATGATTTCGCACCGCTTAATGTGCCCCTCTTTCGCAATGAAATCAACAAAATACCTAGAATCTGCTCTCTTGCCCTGAATCCTTTCAGAAAATTGTGAATATGAAAATCGTCTTGAAGTCAGCGTCATCAGGTCAAAAATCGACTTTCCCATGACTTCTTCTTGTTTATACCCCAGAATATTTTCGATGGCTGGATTCACATATACAATCTTCCCGTCATTATCAATGAGATAAACGATATCATTTATGGTCTCAACAATTTTCTTGAAGTCAATTCGTTCCATGGAGTGCTATCCTTGATAAACTTTCTTGCTTATTAATACGGAATTCTCAAATAAAATTTTCTAAATGAACCTCGACTTTTATTGAAACAAGAAAGAA is a genomic window of Methanomassiliicoccales archaeon containing:
- a CDS encoding PAS domain S-box protein; protein product: MERIDFKKIVETINDIVYLIDNDGKIVYVNPAIENILGYKQEEVMGKSIFDLMTLTSRRFSYSQFSERIQGKRADSRYFVDFIAKEGHIKRCEIIAQLITWKNGSKYVQGTIRDMTLHESMKNEIEIEKRRLELLIDSAGIIIIELEFDGTITMFNRGAEEIFEYSRSDVIGKNFFDMFVPPNSRQEVESLIENEVRDGRIVRRTWDTTTKEGRKISVSWILSGFINPQGKLTSIAIGEDITELQEKRKSLTRYISLLKLLNEISLSTQSTLNPDEVMRTSIEKVTKFFGFNSGMAFCLDENMKPQKTICIGKFCNDERITEDKDFVMELERTVISKNSVMCTSPSTGDINILKRFPDAATVVFSPINGRELRGAICLCSDFPLELSKYDEEFFATLSLILGYACENAMLYSKFRDQVERIKLYSDILLHDIINYMTPISAYAEILDNAVRSDQSEKREKDLSTYSLKLNASLKKLVEFIENVRILVRLLEQKELPIVSIDLIKSIEEAVVISKERYPDANITMIRETDRPATILVNADNALPHVFLNIITNAIKYSEAQPITVQVSADTTNNIARVAIEDRGPGIPDEIKERVFERRFAADTNKAKRGTGIGLSIVKSLVDRYGGKVWVEDRIEGDRSQGSRFLIELTLADLDNSS